A single window of Modestobacter italicus DNA harbors:
- a CDS encoding glycosyltransferase: MPDARQPGSVVRPVRVLQSVRLGGGHPSYADHVAAASDPVRVELLSFSYRTALTGHWDVLHVHWPENLIRRRSRPRRALRAVLFALLLLRISVRRPGVVRTVHNVAPHEPGHRFERALLAVLDRCVTCFVRLNDETPVRPGVPVVTIPHGHYRDELDPAGDPPTDDGRTLLFFGFLRPYKGVDALVEAFGELADPSARLVIAGEPANAAMRALVEEAAAADPRVEPHLTFLSDEDLGALVRRATVVVLPYREIHNSGVLFAALSLACPVLVPENAVTAALRAEVGADWVRGFTHPLTAGDLSSALRQAADRDPAAVPDLAGREWSAVADRYAEVFQGRASTGARA, translated from the coding sequence GTGCCTGACGCCCGACAGCCCGGCTCCGTCGTCCGGCCCGTCCGCGTGCTGCAGTCCGTGCGCCTCGGCGGCGGGCACCCCAGCTACGCCGACCACGTGGCCGCGGCCTCGGACCCCGTGCGGGTCGAGCTGCTGTCCTTCTCCTACCGGACGGCGCTGACCGGGCACTGGGACGTGCTGCACGTCCACTGGCCGGAGAACCTGATCCGGCGCCGGAGCCGGCCCCGGCGGGCGCTGCGTGCGGTGCTGTTCGCCCTGCTCCTGCTGCGGATTAGCGTCCGGCGGCCGGGCGTCGTGCGCACCGTGCACAACGTGGCCCCGCACGAGCCGGGCCACCGGTTCGAGCGCGCCCTGCTCGCCGTGCTGGACCGGTGCGTCACCTGCTTCGTCCGGCTCAACGACGAGACGCCGGTGCGCCCAGGCGTGCCGGTCGTCACCATCCCGCACGGCCACTACCGCGACGAGCTCGACCCGGCAGGCGACCCGCCGACAGATGACGGCCGGACACTGCTGTTCTTCGGGTTCCTGCGCCCGTACAAGGGCGTCGACGCACTGGTCGAGGCGTTCGGCGAGCTGGCCGACCCCTCCGCGAGGCTGGTGATCGCCGGGGAGCCGGCGAACGCGGCCATGCGCGCGCTCGTCGAGGAGGCTGCAGCGGCGGACCCGCGGGTCGAGCCGCACCTGACGTTCCTCTCCGACGAGGACCTGGGCGCGCTGGTGCGTCGCGCGACCGTGGTGGTGCTGCCCTACCGGGAGATCCACAACTCCGGGGTCCTCTTCGCCGCGCTGTCGCTCGCCTGCCCGGTCCTGGTGCCGGAGAACGCGGTCACCGCCGCGCTGCGGGCCGAGGTCGGCGCCGACTGGGTGCGCGGGTTCACCCACCCGCTGACCGCCGGCGACCTGTCCTCCGCTCTGCGGCAGGCGGCGGACCGGGACCCGGCTGCGGTGCCCGACCTGGCCGGGCGGGAGTGGTCGGCCGTGGCCGATCGGTACGCCGAGGTCTTCCAGGGGCGGGCGTCGACGGGGGCTCGGGCATGA
- a CDS encoding glycosyltransferase — MSDELVRTPTSVVVPAHDEAQVIDRCLTALLSRSEPGEFDVVVVANGCSDDTVARAVAHGSAVRVLDLPAVGKTGALNAGDAAATGFPRIYLDADVELSTEAARAMARELRAGPALVAGARPRPDLTGCSRWVRWYYDVWLALPVLNDRYVGSGVFAVSEAGHRRLAPFPPVIADDLYARRVFAPAERVTTEPGFTIFPSRGLPALVDRLVRVRAGNVQLESGQLPMGTAEAPRGARGLLATPGVPAAKKLLFLGLGAVVRAGAWVKARRGRTTVWNRDESSRRAA; from the coding sequence GTGTCCGACGAGCTCGTCCGTACACCGACGTCCGTCGTCGTGCCCGCCCACGACGAGGCGCAGGTCATCGACCGGTGCCTCACCGCACTGCTGAGCCGGTCGGAGCCAGGAGAGTTCGACGTGGTCGTGGTCGCCAACGGCTGCTCCGACGACACGGTGGCGCGCGCGGTCGCGCACGGCTCCGCCGTCCGGGTCCTCGACCTGCCGGCCGTGGGCAAGACCGGAGCGCTCAACGCCGGTGACGCGGCAGCCACGGGCTTCCCGCGCATCTACCTGGACGCGGACGTCGAGCTCAGCACCGAGGCCGCCCGTGCCATGGCCCGGGAGCTGCGCGCCGGTCCGGCCCTGGTGGCCGGTGCCCGGCCGCGCCCCGACCTGACCGGGTGCTCGAGGTGGGTCCGTTGGTACTACGACGTCTGGCTGGCGCTGCCGGTGCTCAACGACCGCTACGTCGGGTCCGGGGTCTTCGCGGTGTCCGAGGCGGGCCACCGACGGCTGGCGCCCTTCCCCCCGGTGATCGCCGACGACCTCTACGCCCGTCGGGTCTTCGCCCCAGCGGAGCGGGTGACCACCGAGCCGGGGTTCACCATCTTCCCCTCACGCGGGCTGCCCGCCCTGGTCGACCGGCTGGTCCGCGTCCGGGCGGGCAACGTCCAACTGGAGTCCGGGCAGCTGCCGATGGGCACCGCGGAGGCCCCTCGCGGAGCCCGCGGGCTGCTCGCCACCCCTGGGGTGCCAGCTGCCAAGAAGCTGCTGTTCCTCGGGCTGGGTGCCGTGGTCCGCGCCGGAGCCTGGGTGAAGGCCCGCCGCGGCCGCACCACCGTGTGGAACCGCGACGAGTCCTCGAGGAGGGCAGCATGA
- a CDS encoding glycosyltransferase, which translates to MSAASPGTIVVLASTAYDGHQLTDQRLARALATDATVVYVDPPVPVFGLGKPGPVPRRRRRVDGLTVLSPRMLPWGRRRGLAVVTGLWVGLVVRWAARRADRPAVLVTAAHPVTLRVLRSWRSELLLKDDYVAGAALINGAGARIARHRRALLARVDEVAVVTPVLADAAAAMGARTAVHVLPPGCDVDAGRVDVTDLLADVPTPRAVFIGMVSDRIDFDVLEAACDAGVTVVAVGRQQPTFSRQDRWEALVATGALRPLGERSPEVVASLVRACDVGLVPYTQSDFNRASFPLKLLEYLAGGLPVVASDLPAVRWLAAPHVHRTTGPDDVAAALAAALLDARDPATAQVCEAFAAEHTWARRARRHAQLLAG; encoded by the coding sequence GTGAGCGCCGCGTCCCCGGGCACCATCGTCGTCCTCGCGTCCACCGCGTACGACGGCCACCAGCTGACCGACCAGCGCCTGGCGCGCGCGCTGGCAACGGACGCCACGGTCGTCTACGTCGACCCACCGGTGCCGGTCTTCGGGCTGGGGAAGCCCGGCCCGGTCCCGCGGCGCCGCCGTCGGGTCGACGGGCTGACCGTGCTCTCACCGCGGATGCTGCCGTGGGGGCGGCGGCGCGGGCTCGCTGTCGTGACCGGGCTCTGGGTCGGGCTGGTGGTGCGCTGGGCTGCTCGGCGGGCCGACCGTCCTGCCGTGCTGGTGACCGCGGCACACCCGGTCACTCTCCGGGTGCTGCGGTCGTGGCGGTCGGAGCTGCTGCTCAAGGACGACTACGTGGCCGGTGCGGCGTTGATCAACGGCGCCGGCGCGCGCATCGCCCGGCACCGCAGGGCGCTGCTCGCCCGGGTCGACGAGGTCGCCGTGGTCACGCCGGTGCTCGCCGACGCAGCCGCCGCCATGGGCGCCCGGACGGCGGTGCACGTCCTCCCGCCCGGCTGTGACGTCGACGCCGGGCGCGTCGACGTCACCGACCTGCTCGCCGACGTACCCACCCCCCGGGCGGTGTTCATCGGGATGGTGAGCGACCGGATCGACTTCGACGTGCTCGAGGCGGCCTGCGACGCCGGCGTCACCGTGGTCGCGGTCGGCCGGCAGCAGCCCACGTTCTCCCGCCAGGACCGCTGGGAGGCCCTGGTCGCCACCGGTGCGCTCCGCCCGCTGGGTGAGCGGTCACCCGAGGTCGTCGCGTCACTGGTGCGAGCCTGCGACGTGGGACTGGTGCCCTACACGCAGAGCGACTTCAACCGGGCGAGCTTCCCGCTCAAGCTGCTGGAGTACCTGGCCGGTGGCCTGCCCGTGGTCGCATCGGACCTCCCGGCGGTCCGCTGGCTGGCGGCTCCGCACGTCCACCGCACCACGGGGCCGGACGACGTCGCGGCGGCACTCGCCGCCGCCCTGCTCGACGCCCGGGACCCGGCCACCGCGCAGGTCTGCGAGGCGTTCGCCGCCGAGCACACCTGGGCCCGACGGGCGAGGCGTCATGCGCAGCTGCTTGCCGGCTGA
- a CDS encoding lipopolysaccharide biosynthesis protein, translating to MTSSDAQPAVGVRVPVPETEPTDRTAGTGGPVPGDLRSRTVNSAFWVAADKWVNRLASLVVFAVIGRLLDPSDIGVAALAATFVALFQVFAEQGFSDALVQRKELDREHPESAFWVSLGSSALLAGLLVAFAGPIARALGAPELAPVLQVLCVTLPLAALSLTPAALLQRDFGFKRLTQRRVVANLLGGVVGVVVALLGGGVWAIVAQSITSAAVGVVVLWAVLPWRPRLRVSWRAVRDLRGVGLSVIGIQLFAFVNAQADKFVIGAFISPTALGYYYVGTRIIGILSDVQTAVIQSVSLTALSRVQDDMPRFRRAFLSLTAASAVIGVFTYATFAALAPVVVPLVFGTQWERSVPVAQILCVMGALNSVLVFDRTALIAAGRSRLALLITAVQCVVGVAAVLVSVPWGVIAVAVAVTARQYLVWPLRLRALRSALGLSLIAYLRQWAAPALAGLAVFGTVSGAFALLPAAGSLWAQLGMVAGGGLGALLVYLGLGLLLFRGTLTDLTSVARGRRSG from the coding sequence GTGACCTCGTCCGACGCGCAGCCGGCCGTGGGCGTGCGCGTGCCCGTCCCGGAGACCGAGCCGACGGACCGGACGGCGGGCACGGGCGGCCCTGTACCGGGGGATCTGCGCAGCCGGACGGTGAACTCGGCGTTCTGGGTGGCCGCGGACAAGTGGGTGAACAGGCTCGCCTCACTGGTCGTCTTCGCGGTCATCGGACGTCTGCTGGACCCCTCCGACATCGGGGTCGCAGCGCTGGCTGCGACCTTCGTGGCCCTGTTCCAGGTGTTCGCCGAGCAGGGCTTCTCGGACGCTCTCGTGCAGCGGAAGGAACTCGACCGGGAGCACCCAGAGTCGGCGTTCTGGGTGTCGCTGGGCAGCTCGGCGCTCCTGGCCGGACTGCTGGTCGCCTTCGCCGGCCCGATCGCCCGGGCGCTCGGTGCGCCGGAGCTGGCGCCCGTGCTCCAGGTCCTCTGCGTGACCCTGCCCCTCGCCGCGCTGAGCCTGACCCCGGCGGCGCTGCTGCAGCGGGACTTCGGCTTCAAACGGCTCACCCAACGGCGGGTCGTGGCGAACCTGCTCGGCGGGGTGGTCGGCGTGGTGGTGGCGCTCCTCGGTGGCGGGGTCTGGGCGATCGTGGCGCAGAGCATCACATCGGCCGCCGTCGGCGTCGTCGTCCTCTGGGCGGTGCTGCCGTGGCGGCCGCGTCTCCGGGTGAGCTGGCGGGCGGTGCGCGACCTGCGCGGCGTCGGGTTGTCGGTCATCGGCATCCAGCTGTTCGCCTTCGTCAACGCCCAGGCCGACAAGTTCGTCATCGGGGCGTTCATCAGCCCCACCGCACTGGGCTACTACTACGTCGGGACCCGGATCATCGGCATCCTCAGCGACGTGCAGACCGCGGTCATCCAGAGCGTGTCCTTGACCGCGTTGTCGCGGGTGCAGGACGACATGCCGCGGTTCCGCCGGGCGTTCCTCTCGCTGACCGCGGCCTCGGCGGTGATCGGCGTGTTCACCTACGCCACCTTCGCCGCGCTGGCCCCGGTGGTCGTCCCGCTCGTCTTCGGGACCCAGTGGGAGCGCAGCGTCCCGGTCGCCCAGATCCTCTGCGTCATGGGCGCGCTGAACTCCGTCCTGGTCTTCGACCGCACGGCGCTGATAGCGGCGGGCCGGTCCCGACTTGCCCTGCTCATCACAGCCGTCCAGTGCGTCGTCGGCGTCGCCGCTGTCCTCGTGTCGGTGCCGTGGGGCGTGATCGCCGTCGCGGTCGCCGTCACCGCCCGGCAGTACCTCGTGTGGCCGTTGCGGCTGCGCGCGCTGAGGTCGGCGCTGGGGCTGTCCCTGATCGCGTACCTGCGCCAGTGGGCGGCGCCGGCGCTGGCGGGGCTGGCCGTCTTCGGGACCGTGTCCGGGGCGTTCGCGCTGCTCCCGGCCGCCGGGTCGCTGTGGGCCCAGCTCGGCATGGTGGCCGGCGGGGGTCTCGGCGCGTTGCTGGTCTACCTGGGACTCGGGCTCCTGCTGTTCCGCGGCACCCTCACCGACCTGACGTCGGTGGCGCGCGGTCGGAGGTCCGGTTGA
- a CDS encoding glycosyltransferase: MTDVVVALVSDTWTDAVRRGFYSTADQTLQTLLTAEQVGTVLVADHPRGVASQVRRRLQGDRPAPRRPGMRGVRPLSLVTPPPVSVLALGRRYRAYDLQTAVAARRHGLQRPALVTFNLWHAALADSRWAGQRVFYAQDDESAIPAHAAHRDQTLAAYERIARSGMAVVAVSQVLLDRIAPVGPGLVVPNGVDAELWSVPPPAPVRRPRPVAFYAGTVDARLDLGAFRALAEGGFAVRVAGPMVDPVVKAELAAVPGLELLGSRPRAEVVQLAQSSDVCVLAHHRSPLTEAMSPLKLFEYLASGTPVVATRLPGSAVAGDRVVWVEPGGDHLAGARQALALGRQPEAERQACIREMSWRARHRPLLELIGGGW, translated from the coding sequence ATGACCGACGTCGTCGTGGCCCTGGTCTCCGACACCTGGACGGACGCGGTCCGCCGGGGGTTCTACTCCACGGCCGACCAGACCCTCCAGACCCTCTTGACCGCCGAGCAGGTCGGCACCGTGCTGGTTGCCGACCACCCGCGTGGTGTCGCCTCGCAGGTCCGTCGACGGCTGCAGGGCGACAGGCCGGCTCCCCGCCGGCCCGGGATGCGCGGGGTCCGTCCGCTCAGCCTGGTCACCCCGCCGCCGGTGTCGGTCCTCGCGTTGGGCCGCCGCTATCGCGCGTACGACCTGCAGACGGCCGTGGCAGCCCGCCGGCACGGGCTGCAACGGCCGGCGCTGGTCACCTTCAACCTCTGGCACGCCGCGCTGGCCGACTCGCGCTGGGCCGGGCAGCGGGTCTTCTACGCGCAGGACGACGAGTCCGCGATCCCCGCGCACGCGGCGCACCGGGACCAGACCCTGGCCGCCTACGAGCGGATCGCCCGCAGCGGCATGGCCGTCGTGGCGGTGTCCCAGGTGCTGCTGGACCGGATCGCCCCGGTGGGGCCCGGCCTCGTCGTTCCGAACGGCGTGGACGCCGAACTGTGGTCGGTCCCGCCGCCGGCGCCGGTCCGTCGACCCCGGCCGGTGGCCTTCTACGCCGGCACCGTCGACGCGCGGCTGGACCTCGGCGCCTTCCGGGCGCTGGCCGAGGGCGGTTTCGCGGTCCGCGTCGCCGGCCCGATGGTGGACCCGGTCGTCAAGGCGGAGCTCGCAGCCGTCCCCGGCCTCGAACTGCTGGGCTCCCGCCCCCGGGCGGAGGTGGTCCAGCTGGCGCAGAGCAGCGACGTCTGCGTGCTGGCCCACCACCGCAGCCCGCTCACCGAGGCGATGTCACCGTTGAAGTTGTTCGAGTACCTGGCCTCCGGCACCCCGGTCGTGGCCACCCGCCTGCCGGGCTCCGCGGTCGCCGGCGACCGGGTGGTGTGGGTCGAGCCGGGTGGCGACCACCTGGCCGGTGCCCGGCAGGCGCTGGCCCTGGGCCGCCAGCCCGAGGCCGAACGTCAGGCGTGCATCCGCGAGATGTCCTGGCGGGCCCGGCACCGCCCGCTGCTCGAGCTGATCGGGGGCGGCTGGTGA
- a CDS encoding acyltransferase — protein MRSLNRLRLLRSALQGAKRQYYNRLWGMHIHPTAMFSLSAYFDRTYPRGVHVGPDSYVAIGATILCHDRTRGIKADTVVGRNCFIGARSMLLPGVTVGDGSIVAAGAIVTKDVPAGTIVAGNPAVVIRRDIEVGRYGRFRSADALPDAVPGPDS, from the coding sequence ATGAGGAGCCTCAACCGACTGCGCCTGCTGCGCTCCGCCCTGCAGGGCGCCAAGCGTCAGTACTACAACCGCCTCTGGGGCATGCACATCCACCCGACGGCGATGTTCTCGCTGTCGGCGTACTTCGACCGCACGTACCCGCGGGGGGTCCACGTCGGCCCGGACAGCTACGTCGCCATCGGTGCCACGATCCTGTGCCACGACCGCACCCGTGGCATCAAGGCCGACACCGTCGTGGGCCGGAACTGCTTCATCGGTGCCCGCAGCATGCTGCTCCCAGGAGTGACCGTCGGCGATGGGAGCATCGTTGCGGCCGGTGCGATCGTGACGAAGGACGTCCCGGCGGGCACGATCGTCGCGGGCAACCCGGCTGTGGTGATCCGCCGCGACATCGAGGTGGGGCGGTACGGGCGCTTCCGCTCGGCGGACGCCCTGCCCGACGCGGTCCCTGGGCCTGACTCGTGA
- a CDS encoding glycosyltransferase family 2 protein has protein sequence MSEAPVGVLVVGYNSPDWLARCLDALLTAVGPDVEVVVLDNASEPPLTPVLTPHAGRVTALRSEVNVGFGRACNLARRYTTAQRLLLLNPDALLRPGALEALVAHLDAHPRRGIVTGRLERPDGSLDPYSALGRPSLWSEVCFGTGLSTAFRHAAWANTFDLHGWARDTERPIGVVSGCVLLVRSALWDALGGFDPRYFMYGEDVDLSTRAAELGWERSFVPIVVATHAGGASSSSAGKTVMVLRGKATLYQRRRSAVRRAVSTGLLHSGVALRALLEVRRPAGERVWRAAWRRRAEWRGGWAAVPADVDADLPLERVAA, from the coding sequence ATGAGCGAGGCCCCGGTGGGGGTGCTGGTGGTCGGGTACAACTCACCGGACTGGCTGGCGCGGTGCCTGGACGCACTGCTGACGGCGGTCGGTCCGGACGTCGAGGTGGTCGTCCTGGACAACGCCTCCGAGCCGCCGCTCACCCCTGTCCTGACGCCGCACGCGGGCCGGGTGACGGCCCTGCGGTCCGAGGTCAACGTCGGCTTCGGTCGGGCGTGCAACCTTGCCCGCCGGTACACGACCGCGCAACGGCTGTTGCTGCTCAACCCCGACGCGTTGCTGCGACCCGGGGCGCTGGAGGCCCTCGTCGCCCACCTGGACGCCCACCCCCGCCGGGGCATCGTCACCGGCCGGCTGGAGCGCCCGGACGGCTCGCTGGATCCCTACTCGGCGCTGGGCCGGCCCTCGTTGTGGAGCGAGGTCTGCTTCGGTACCGGCCTGTCCACGGCCTTCCGCCACGCCGCCTGGGCCAACACCTTCGACCTCCACGGCTGGGCGCGGGACACCGAGCGGCCGATCGGCGTGGTGTCCGGCTGCGTGCTGCTCGTCCGCAGTGCGCTGTGGGATGCGCTCGGTGGGTTCGACCCGCGCTACTTCATGTACGGCGAGGACGTCGACCTGAGCACGCGTGCGGCGGAACTGGGCTGGGAGCGGTCGTTCGTGCCGATCGTCGTCGCCACCCACGCCGGCGGGGCCTCGTCGTCCTCGGCCGGCAAGACGGTGATGGTGCTCCGCGGCAAGGCGACCTTGTACCAGCGTCGCCGCTCAGCCGTCCGCCGAGCGGTCTCCACCGGCCTGCTGCACAGCGGCGTCGCGCTACGCGCGCTGCTGGAGGTGCGCCGCCCCGCAGGAGAGCGGGTCTGGCGCGCCGCGTGGCGCAGACGCGCCGAGTGGCGGGGTGGCTGGGCGGCGGTACCCGCCGACGTGGACGCCGACCTGCCGCTCGAGCGGGTGGCGGCGTGA
- a CDS encoding glycosyltransferase family 4 protein has protein sequence MTVPQALQHGYGRWPHVGAGTVRRRTDLQREVYSSARVCCTESSWAAAAIARDFDVPWDRLAVVGTGTTEVGLSAARDWSVPRFLFVGLDWQRKNGDRVVRAFIRLHRDHPQATLDVVGGHPPLDVAGVRTHGVLRRDSPADRARLAELFAVSTCFVMPSLFEPAGIVFTEAAAAGLPSVGGTVGGSIDLIGDAGRVVDPADDGAVETAMRELADPATAARLGGVARARGELFTWRAVAARLLDALGFSPPDGTRPVLLPLRGATVEGHRA, from the coding sequence ATGACCGTTCCGCAGGCGCTGCAGCACGGCTACGGCCGTTGGCCGCACGTCGGTGCGGGGACGGTCCGCCGCCGGACCGATCTGCAGCGGGAGGTCTACTCCTCGGCCCGTGTCTGCTGCACGGAATCCTCCTGGGCCGCCGCTGCCATCGCCCGGGACTTCGACGTCCCGTGGGACCGGCTGGCCGTCGTCGGCACCGGCACGACCGAGGTGGGCCTGAGCGCCGCCCGGGACTGGTCGGTTCCCCGGTTCCTGTTCGTCGGGCTGGACTGGCAGCGCAAGAACGGCGATCGGGTGGTCCGGGCGTTCATCCGCCTGCACAGGGACCACCCGCAGGCGACCCTCGACGTCGTCGGTGGACATCCGCCGCTCGACGTCGCAGGAGTCCGCACCCACGGGGTACTGCGCAGGGACTCCCCAGCCGACCGGGCCCGACTCGCCGAGCTGTTCGCCGTGTCGACCTGCTTCGTGATGCCCTCGCTCTTCGAGCCGGCCGGCATCGTCTTCACCGAGGCGGCCGCTGCAGGGCTGCCGAGCGTCGGCGGGACCGTGGGAGGGTCCATCGACCTCATCGGCGACGCCGGCCGGGTGGTGGACCCTGCCGACGACGGCGCCGTGGAGACGGCGATGCGCGAGCTCGCCGACCCGGCGACAGCTGCCCGGCTCGGCGGCGTGGCCCGGGCCCGAGGCGAGCTCTTCACCTGGCGGGCCGTCGCGGCCCGACTGCTGGACGCGCTGGGCTTCAGCCCGCCTGACGGCACCCGGCCCGTCCTCCTGCCGCTGCGCGGCGCCACCGTGGAGGGTCACCGTGCCTGA
- a CDS encoding polysaccharide pyruvyl transferase family protein, producing the protein MSAVDPAPEVELVHWNPRRRVSRFLPGRITRPVGNFGDLLGPMVVREMLRRAGLTSAVADGRLLSIGSVLHFARDGDVVWGSGVNGKSLDAPVTARRLDVRAVRGPRTRAVLQERGIAVPEVYGDPGLLVGQLWPRESLLRPGPRSPVTVVPNLHDAPAHARTPGLLDPRTDVGEVLARIANSDFVVGSSLHGIVVAESFGIPARLVRPGAEPLFKYEDYYAGTGRPAPRPAASVEAAMDAGGEPPAVLDPALAAAFPRDLWR; encoded by the coding sequence GTGAGCGCCGTCGACCCGGCTCCCGAGGTCGAACTCGTGCACTGGAACCCGCGGCGTCGGGTGTCCCGCTTCCTGCCCGGGAGGATCACCCGGCCGGTCGGCAACTTCGGCGACCTGCTCGGTCCGATGGTGGTCCGCGAGATGCTCCGTCGGGCCGGCCTGACGTCTGCGGTCGCCGACGGCCGGCTGTTGTCGATCGGTTCGGTCCTGCACTTCGCCCGGGACGGCGATGTCGTCTGGGGCTCCGGGGTGAACGGGAAGAGCCTGGACGCGCCAGTGACGGCCCGCCGGCTGGACGTGCGAGCCGTGCGAGGGCCGCGCACCCGAGCGGTGCTGCAGGAGCGCGGCATCGCAGTCCCCGAGGTCTACGGGGACCCGGGCCTGCTGGTGGGGCAGCTCTGGCCGCGGGAGTCCCTGCTGCGGCCGGGCCCCCGCAGCCCGGTCACCGTCGTCCCGAACCTGCACGACGCCCCGGCGCACGCCCGGACGCCGGGTCTCCTCGACCCGCGGACCGACGTGGGTGAGGTCCTGGCCCGGATCGCCAACAGCGACTTCGTCGTCGGCTCCTCGCTGCACGGCATCGTGGTCGCGGAGAGCTTCGGCATCCCGGCCCGGCTGGTCCGGCCCGGTGCTGAGCCGCTCTTCAAGTACGAGGACTACTACGCGGGCACCGGTCGACCTGCCCCCCGTCCGGCCGCCTCGGTGGAAGCCGCGATGGACGCCGGTGGTGAGCCCCCCGCGGTCCTCGACCCGGCGCTGGCGGCGGCCTTCCCCCGGGACCTCTGGCGGTGA
- a CDS encoding O-antigen ligase family protein has translation MPSAVGRVRGQGGSHRLPLEDRLAPPPGAGPPAALAALFCAVLFVFPSEVVLAGPLKSNGSPGRLIGFVALLLVALGLVRGRGRLQVHHRVDPVVVLVLLFLAQALFSYGVETGRTLNATAAATSLRYVLVLTAGVGIALLIAVAVRDLTGARRLLGWLVAGSVLNAGVGLVQAMGATLSWADVVRVPGMAFTSNPGQLRERLDFVRVLGTTSHPIEFAVCLAVTLPLAIHLSRFAGTPGRRVASAAAAGVIALATPFALSRSGLLCIAVGLLLYVPFATRAQRWAVLAGAVLAPALAVVAVPRVVDAFVELFNGVATDSAAADDSISGRLADYVGVQEVFDRSPWLGGVLTSGDGVLDNQWLGFLVRGGLVSVVGFAALLLGPVTCNVIAARLDPRDPERSSLAGALVAGLVASGVAAYTFDTLAFQQSALLVFVLVGLTSVVVRSTWTTTPPPARPPTSTRPIVHTTETEEQ, from the coding sequence ATGCCGTCGGCCGTAGGCCGGGTGCGCGGCCAGGGCGGCAGCCACCGGCTCCCGCTGGAGGACCGGCTCGCGCCACCGCCCGGCGCTGGACCGCCCGCGGCGCTGGCGGCGCTCTTCTGCGCCGTCCTGTTCGTCTTCCCGAGCGAGGTGGTGCTCGCCGGGCCGCTGAAGTCCAACGGCTCCCCGGGCAGGCTGATCGGGTTCGTCGCGCTCCTGCTGGTCGCCCTGGGTCTGGTCCGGGGACGCGGCCGGCTGCAGGTGCACCACCGGGTCGATCCGGTGGTCGTGCTCGTGCTGCTGTTCCTGGCCCAGGCCCTCTTCAGCTACGGGGTGGAGACCGGGCGGACGCTGAACGCCACTGCGGCGGCCACCAGCCTTCGGTACGTCCTGGTGCTCACCGCTGGGGTCGGGATCGCACTGCTCATCGCGGTGGCGGTGCGCGACCTGACGGGTGCCCGCCGGCTCCTGGGGTGGCTGGTCGCCGGCAGCGTGCTGAACGCGGGAGTGGGCCTGGTCCAGGCCATGGGCGCCACCCTCAGCTGGGCCGACGTCGTCCGGGTGCCGGGGATGGCGTTCACCTCCAATCCGGGGCAGCTCCGCGAACGGCTGGACTTCGTCCGGGTCCTGGGCACCACGTCGCACCCGATCGAGTTCGCCGTCTGCCTGGCGGTGACGCTGCCGCTCGCCATCCACCTCAGCCGGTTCGCCGGGACACCGGGACGACGGGTGGCCAGCGCGGCGGCTGCAGGGGTGATCGCGCTGGCGACGCCGTTCGCGCTGTCCCGCTCGGGCCTGCTGTGCATCGCCGTCGGGCTGCTCCTCTACGTCCCGTTCGCCACCCGGGCCCAGCGCTGGGCGGTGCTGGCCGGTGCGGTGCTCGCCCCGGCGCTGGCCGTCGTCGCCGTCCCGCGGGTGGTCGACGCGTTCGTCGAGCTGTTCAACGGCGTGGCCACCGATTCCGCGGCGGCCGACGACAGCATCTCCGGACGGTTGGCCGACTACGTCGGGGTGCAGGAGGTGTTCGACCGCAGCCCGTGGCTCGGGGGGGTGCTGACGTCCGGCGACGGGGTGCTGGACAACCAGTGGCTCGGTTTCCTGGTGCGCGGCGGCCTGGTGTCGGTGGTCGGCTTCGCCGCGCTGCTGCTGGGCCCGGTGACGTGCAACGTCATCGCCGCGCGCCTCGACCCCCGCGATCCCGAGCGGTCCAGCCTCGCGGGAGCGCTGGTCGCGGGCCTGGTCGCCTCCGGCGTCGCTGCCTACACCTTCGACACCCTCGCCTTCCAGCAGAGCGCGCTGCTGGTCTTCGTGCTGGTCGGCCTGACCTCCGTGGTCGTCCGCAGCACCTGGACCACGACACCACCGCCCGCACGGCCCCCGACGTCGACCCGCCCGATCGTCCACACCACAGAGACAGAGGAACAGTGA